In one Antennarius striatus isolate MH-2024 chromosome 15, ASM4005453v1, whole genome shotgun sequence genomic region, the following are encoded:
- the LOC137608024 gene encoding disabled homolog 2-interacting protein-like isoform X6 — translation MFHIFSRSSHLMPRLKESRSHESLLSPSSAVEALDLSMEDEVVIKPVHSSILGQDYCFEVTTSSGSKCFSCRSSAERDKWMENLRRAVQPNKDNSRRVENMLKLWIIEAKDMPAKKKYFCELCLDDSLYARTTCKLKTDNVFWGEHFEFNNLPPVKSITAHLYKDTDKKKKKDKNNYIGLVTIPVAAVTGRQFVEKWYPVSTPNPPKGKTSGPMIRIKARYQSMNILPMEMYKEFAEYTTNNYMLLCSVLEPGISVKNKEEMACALVHILQSTGKAKDFLTDLMMSEVDRCGENEHLIFRENTLATKAIEEYLKLVGQKYLQDALGEFIKALYESDENCEVDPSKCSSGDLPEHQSNLKMCCELAFCKIINSYCVFPRELKEVFASWRQECSNRGRPDISERLISASLFLRFLCPAIMSPSLFNLMQEYPDDRTARTLTLIAKVTQNLANFTKFGNKEEYMSFMNQFLEHEWTNMQRFLLEISNPETISNTAGFEGYIDLGRELSTLHSLLSEVVSQMDQSAASKLGPLPRILREVNSALSNPSSIMTLGQSSDNMGSPPAEASCSISSGLQKMVIDNDLSGLVDFTRLPSPTPENKDLFFVTRSSGIQPSPARSSSYSETNEPDLGMSNGSKSLSMVDLQDPRSLEGGPAPGSSDALVEGPPAAAGWSARVPQPNIPVGPTLRRQGQTPAAIGTESTPGRPAQLLAPLSFQNPVYQMAACLPVSPRGMTDSGSECHSSVSSHSNTEDGPAGGKLAFLNHGGGGGGGGSSGDEYTRRSGEFNRRQLSLTETPHQPTVPRQNSAGPQRRIDQPPPQSITRGRTPPNLNSVPYPRPSSGNMMTSSPDWPGSSARLRQQSSSSKGDSPETKQRAQHKQAPSPVNPSALDRTAAWLLNMNLQYLDHEGMESESLRNRADLTQVEKYQQEIAVLQEKLRASVQKLEEYEARLKGQDEQAQKVLMEYQARLEESEERLRRQQDDKDLQMKGIISRLMSVEEELKKDHSDMQAVVDSKQKIIDAQEKRIASLDAANARLMSALTQLKERYSIQSRNGISPTNPTKLQITENGEFRNSSNC, via the exons GTCTCATCTGATGCCAAGGCTGAAGGAGTCTCGCTCCCATGAGTCATTGCTCAGCCCCAGTAGTGCAGTGGAAGCCCTGGACCTAAGTATGGAGGACGAGGTTGTCATCAAGCCTGTGCACAGCAGCATCCTCGGGCAGGACTACTGCTTCGAg GTCACCACCTCCTCGGGAAGCAAATGTTTTTCCTGCCGCTCATCTGCCGAGAGAGACAAATGGATGGAGAATCTGAGGAGAGCGGTGCAACCAAACAAA GACAACAGTCGTCGGGTGGAGAACATGCTGAAGTTGTGGATCATCGAGGCGAAGGATATGCCAGCCAAAAAGAAATACTTTTGCGAGCTTTGTCTGGATGACTCGCTCTACGCTCGCACCACTTGCAAACTCAAGACTGACAACGTCTTCTGGGGAGAACACTTTGAGTTCAATAACCTTCCTCCTGTCAAGAGCATCACGGCCCACCTttacaaagacacagacaagaagaaaaagaaagataaaaacaattacattGGACTTGTCACTATCCCTGTCGCGGCTGTTACTGGACGGCAGTTTGTGGAGAAGTGGTATCCGGTCAGCACTCCCAACCCGCCCAAAGGCAAGACATCTGGGCCCATGATTAGAATCAAAGCCCGCTATCAGAGTATGAACATCCTTCCCATGGAGATGTATAAGGAGTTTGCAGAATACACCACCAATAACTACATGCTGCTATGCTCGGTGCTGGAGCCCGGGATTAGTGTGAAGAACAAGGAAGAGATGGCGTGTGCGCTGGTCCACATTCTGCAGAGCACCGGCAAGGCCAAG GATTTCCTCACAGATCTGATGATGTCCGAGGTGGATCGCTGCGGGGAGAACGAACACCTCATATTCAGAGAGAACACACTCGCGACGAAGGCCATAGAGGAATACCTCAAACTAGTGGGGCAGAAGTACCTGCAGGATGCCCTTG GAGAGTTCATCAAGGCTCTGTACGAATCAGATGAGAACTGTGAAGTGGATCCATCCAAGTGTTCGTCGGGTGATCTTCCAGAGCACCAGAGTAACTTGAAGATGTGCTGCGAGCTGGCCTTCTGCAAAATCATCAACTCATACTG TGTTTTTCCTCGAGAACTAAAAGAGGTGTTTGCGTCATGGAGACAAGAGTGCAGCAACCGAGGCCGACCGGACATCAGTGAGCGTTTGATCAGCGCCTCCTTGTTCCTGCGGTTTCTTTGTCCGGCCATCATGTCGCCATCGCTTTTCAATTTGATGCAAGAGTATCCCGACGATCGCACGGCGCGTACGCTCACACTGATCGCTAAAGTCACCCAGAACTTGGCGAACTTCACCAA atttggCAACAAGGAGGAGTACATGTCCTTCATGAACCAGTTCCTGGAGCACGAGTGGACCAACATGCAGCGCTTTCTGCTCGAAATCTCCAATCCAGAGACAATCTCCAACACGGCGGGCTTTGAGGGGTACATTGACCTCGGAAGGGAGCTGTCCACCCTGCACTCCCTCCTCTCTGAGGTGGTGTCGCAGATGGATCAG AGTGCAGCTTCCAAGCTGGGCCCTCTACCCAGGATTCTCCGGGAGGTGAACTCCGCTTTGTCAAACCCGTCCAGCATCATGACGCTGGGACAATCGTCGGACAACATGGGGTCGCCGCCGGCTGAGGCCAGCTGCAGCATCTCCAGCGGGTTGCAGAAGATGGTCATAGACAATGACCTTTCAGG ATTGGTCGACTTCACTCGGTTACCCTCCCCTACCCCAGAAAATAAAGACCTGTTCTTTGTGACAAGGAGCTCAGGGATCCAACCTTCCCCGGCACGCAGTTCAAGCTACTCTGAAACCAATGAGCCTGACCTGGGCATGTCCAACGGCAGCAAGAGCCTGTCTATGGTGGACCTGCAGGACCCGCGCAGTCTGGAAGGCGGCCCGGCCCCCGGCTCCTCGGATGCATTGGTTGAAGGCCCGCCCGCCGCTGCAGGCTGGTCGGCTAGGGTCCCGCAACCAAACATCCCCGTAGGTCCCACCCTAAGGAGGCAAGGCCAGACCCCCGCCGCTATAGGAACAGAAAGCACCCCAGGTAGACCCGCCCAGCTGTTGGCCCCCTTGTCTTTCCAGAACCCGGTCTACCAGATGGCAGCCTGCCTGCCCGTGTCACCGCGTGGAATGACCGACTCTGGCTCAGAGTGCCACAGTTCTGTGAGTTCCCATAGCAACACCGAGGACGGACCAGCAGGAGGGAAGCTCGCCTTCCTGAATCACGGAggagggggcggcggcggcggaagCAGCGGGGACGAGTACACCAGACGCTCAGGGGAGTTCAACCGCCGGCAGCTGTCACTCACGGAAACGCCGCACCAGCCCACCGTCCCCAGGCAGAACAGCGCCGGCCCCCAGCGGAGGATAGACCAACCTCCGCCTCAGAGCATCACCCGAGGCCGCACGCCTCCCAACCTGAACAGCGTTCCCTACCCGCGGCCGTCGTCCGGCAACATGATGACGTCGTCGCCCGACTGGCCCGGGAGCAGCGCGCGGTTACGGCAGCAGTCGTCTTCCTCCAAAGGTGACAGTCCTGAGACCAAGCAGAGGGCGCAGCACAAACAG GCCCCCTCCCCAGTGAACCCCAGTGCGCTGGACCGCACAGCAGCCTGGCTATTGAATATGAATTTGCAGTATTTAGACCATGAGGGGATGGAGTCCGAGTCACTGAGAAACAGAGCGGATCTGACTCAGGTGGAGAAG TATCAGCAGGAGATCGCCGTGCTCCAGGAGAAGCTGCGGGCGTCGGTGCAGAAGCTGGAGGAGTACGAGGCCCGTCTGAAGGGCCAGGACGAACAGGCCCAGAAGGTTCTCATGGAGTACCAGGCCAGGCTGGAGGAGTCGGAGGAGCGCCTCCGCAGGCAGCA
- the LOC137608024 gene encoding disabled homolog 2-interacting protein-like isoform X7: MPRLKESRSHESLLSPSSAVEALDLSMEDEVVIKPVHSSILGQDYCFEVTTSSGSKCFSCRSSAERDKWMENLRRAVQPNKDNSRRVENMLKLWIIEAKDMPAKKKYFCELCLDDSLYARTTCKLKTDNVFWGEHFEFNNLPPVKSITAHLYKDTDKKKKKDKNNYIGLVTIPVAAVTGRQFVEKWYPVSTPNPPKGKTSGPMIRIKARYQSMNILPMEMYKEFAEYTTNNYMLLCSVLEPGISVKNKEEMACALVHILQSTGKAKDFLTDLMMSEVDRCGENEHLIFRENTLATKAIEEYLKLVGQKYLQDALGEFIKALYESDENCEVDPSKCSSGDLPEHQSNLKMCCELAFCKIINSYCVFPRELKEVFASWRQECSNRGRPDISERLISASLFLRFLCPAIMSPSLFNLMQEYPDDRTARTLTLIAKVTQNLANFTKFGNKEEYMSFMNQFLEHEWTNMQRFLLEISNPETISNTAGFEGYIDLGRELSTLHSLLSEVVSQMDQSAASKLGPLPRILREVNSALSNPSSIMTLGQSSDNMGSPPAEASCSISSGLQKMVIDNDLSGLVDFTRLPSPTPENKDLFFVTRSSGIQPSPARSSSYSETNEPDLGMSNGSKSLSMVDLQDPRSLEGGPAPGSSDALVEGPPAAAGWSARVPQPNIPVGPTLRRQGQTPAAIGTESTPGRPAQLLAPLSFQNPVYQMAACLPVSPRGMTDSGSECHSSVSSHSNTEDGPAGGKLAFLNHGGGGGGGGSSGDEYTRRSGEFNRRQLSLTETPHQPTVPRQNSAGPQRRIDQPPPQSITRGRTPPNLNSVPYPRPSSGNMMTSSPDWPGSSARLRQQSSSSKGDSPETKQRAQHKQAPSPVNPSALDRTAAWLLNMNLQYLDHEGMESESLRNRADLTQVEKYQQEIAVLQEKLRASVQKLEEYEARLKGQDEQAQKVLMEYQARLEESEERLRRQQDDKDLQMKGIISRLMSVEEELKKDHSDMQAVVDSKQKIIDAQEKRIASLDAANARLMSALTQLKERYSIQSRNGISPTNPTKLQITENGEFRNSSNC, translated from the exons ATGCCAAGGCTGAAGGAGTCTCGCTCCCATGAGTCATTGCTCAGCCCCAGTAGTGCAGTGGAAGCCCTGGACCTAAGTATGGAGGACGAGGTTGTCATCAAGCCTGTGCACAGCAGCATCCTCGGGCAGGACTACTGCTTCGAg GTCACCACCTCCTCGGGAAGCAAATGTTTTTCCTGCCGCTCATCTGCCGAGAGAGACAAATGGATGGAGAATCTGAGGAGAGCGGTGCAACCAAACAAA GACAACAGTCGTCGGGTGGAGAACATGCTGAAGTTGTGGATCATCGAGGCGAAGGATATGCCAGCCAAAAAGAAATACTTTTGCGAGCTTTGTCTGGATGACTCGCTCTACGCTCGCACCACTTGCAAACTCAAGACTGACAACGTCTTCTGGGGAGAACACTTTGAGTTCAATAACCTTCCTCCTGTCAAGAGCATCACGGCCCACCTttacaaagacacagacaagaagaaaaagaaagataaaaacaattacattGGACTTGTCACTATCCCTGTCGCGGCTGTTACTGGACGGCAGTTTGTGGAGAAGTGGTATCCGGTCAGCACTCCCAACCCGCCCAAAGGCAAGACATCTGGGCCCATGATTAGAATCAAAGCCCGCTATCAGAGTATGAACATCCTTCCCATGGAGATGTATAAGGAGTTTGCAGAATACACCACCAATAACTACATGCTGCTATGCTCGGTGCTGGAGCCCGGGATTAGTGTGAAGAACAAGGAAGAGATGGCGTGTGCGCTGGTCCACATTCTGCAGAGCACCGGCAAGGCCAAG GATTTCCTCACAGATCTGATGATGTCCGAGGTGGATCGCTGCGGGGAGAACGAACACCTCATATTCAGAGAGAACACACTCGCGACGAAGGCCATAGAGGAATACCTCAAACTAGTGGGGCAGAAGTACCTGCAGGATGCCCTTG GAGAGTTCATCAAGGCTCTGTACGAATCAGATGAGAACTGTGAAGTGGATCCATCCAAGTGTTCGTCGGGTGATCTTCCAGAGCACCAGAGTAACTTGAAGATGTGCTGCGAGCTGGCCTTCTGCAAAATCATCAACTCATACTG TGTTTTTCCTCGAGAACTAAAAGAGGTGTTTGCGTCATGGAGACAAGAGTGCAGCAACCGAGGCCGACCGGACATCAGTGAGCGTTTGATCAGCGCCTCCTTGTTCCTGCGGTTTCTTTGTCCGGCCATCATGTCGCCATCGCTTTTCAATTTGATGCAAGAGTATCCCGACGATCGCACGGCGCGTACGCTCACACTGATCGCTAAAGTCACCCAGAACTTGGCGAACTTCACCAA atttggCAACAAGGAGGAGTACATGTCCTTCATGAACCAGTTCCTGGAGCACGAGTGGACCAACATGCAGCGCTTTCTGCTCGAAATCTCCAATCCAGAGACAATCTCCAACACGGCGGGCTTTGAGGGGTACATTGACCTCGGAAGGGAGCTGTCCACCCTGCACTCCCTCCTCTCTGAGGTGGTGTCGCAGATGGATCAG AGTGCAGCTTCCAAGCTGGGCCCTCTACCCAGGATTCTCCGGGAGGTGAACTCCGCTTTGTCAAACCCGTCCAGCATCATGACGCTGGGACAATCGTCGGACAACATGGGGTCGCCGCCGGCTGAGGCCAGCTGCAGCATCTCCAGCGGGTTGCAGAAGATGGTCATAGACAATGACCTTTCAGG ATTGGTCGACTTCACTCGGTTACCCTCCCCTACCCCAGAAAATAAAGACCTGTTCTTTGTGACAAGGAGCTCAGGGATCCAACCTTCCCCGGCACGCAGTTCAAGCTACTCTGAAACCAATGAGCCTGACCTGGGCATGTCCAACGGCAGCAAGAGCCTGTCTATGGTGGACCTGCAGGACCCGCGCAGTCTGGAAGGCGGCCCGGCCCCCGGCTCCTCGGATGCATTGGTTGAAGGCCCGCCCGCCGCTGCAGGCTGGTCGGCTAGGGTCCCGCAACCAAACATCCCCGTAGGTCCCACCCTAAGGAGGCAAGGCCAGACCCCCGCCGCTATAGGAACAGAAAGCACCCCAGGTAGACCCGCCCAGCTGTTGGCCCCCTTGTCTTTCCAGAACCCGGTCTACCAGATGGCAGCCTGCCTGCCCGTGTCACCGCGTGGAATGACCGACTCTGGCTCAGAGTGCCACAGTTCTGTGAGTTCCCATAGCAACACCGAGGACGGACCAGCAGGAGGGAAGCTCGCCTTCCTGAATCACGGAggagggggcggcggcggcggaagCAGCGGGGACGAGTACACCAGACGCTCAGGGGAGTTCAACCGCCGGCAGCTGTCACTCACGGAAACGCCGCACCAGCCCACCGTCCCCAGGCAGAACAGCGCCGGCCCCCAGCGGAGGATAGACCAACCTCCGCCTCAGAGCATCACCCGAGGCCGCACGCCTCCCAACCTGAACAGCGTTCCCTACCCGCGGCCGTCGTCCGGCAACATGATGACGTCGTCGCCCGACTGGCCCGGGAGCAGCGCGCGGTTACGGCAGCAGTCGTCTTCCTCCAAAGGTGACAGTCCTGAGACCAAGCAGAGGGCGCAGCACAAACAG GCCCCCTCCCCAGTGAACCCCAGTGCGCTGGACCGCACAGCAGCCTGGCTATTGAATATGAATTTGCAGTATTTAGACCATGAGGGGATGGAGTCCGAGTCACTGAGAAACAGAGCGGATCTGACTCAGGTGGAGAAG TATCAGCAGGAGATCGCCGTGCTCCAGGAGAAGCTGCGGGCGTCGGTGCAGAAGCTGGAGGAGTACGAGGCCCGTCTGAAGGGCCAGGACGAACAGGCCCAGAAGGTTCTCATGGAGTACCAGGCCAGGCTGGAGGAGTCGGAGGAGCGCCTCCGCAGGCAGCA